A genomic window from Caldalkalibacillus salinus includes:
- a CDS encoding 2-oxoacid:acceptor oxidoreductase subunit alpha, whose amino-acid sequence MKKEITWKIGGQQGDGIDSTGNILSAALMQQGFHIASYKHFASRIKGGHTYDHIRASHDPIHYQGDTTDILIVLDKESYEHNIGSMSPGGFVLMENKKEEKVEQIDGVTVIHTSFTSMAEDLGNKIIRNMIMLGSSAYLMGAHYDIFIPFIENKFSKKGQAIVDLNINAVQKGYEYMESLGLKPFQLGFPDEKKDMALMIGNEAFAYGAVASGCKFLSSYPITPASEIMEYMKENLPKVGGVAVQAEDELAGLLMAIGAGFSGVRALTSTSGPGFSLKTEALGLAGMSETPVVIVNSQRGGPGTGLPTKYEQGDLQTMVYAGHGEIPRIVLAPSSVEECVTMASTAFNLAEQYQCPVIVALDLVLSLNKQTALDSCRHDLESINRGKMLTDEELESLQEHQFKRYRLTDDCISPRSIPGQRHGVFTANSNEHSETGHITELPEIREKMMDKRLGKLKDLSIKGYEFIGGEEKPVDTLFIGLGSTRGVLEETVRDLQSSGESVGLAQIKMLHPFQPQGLKELTTAAQRVIVVENNWTGQLTGMLQQHLLIGEKLQTIKKYDGNPFTKKDIMTQLQDVAKEVV is encoded by the coding sequence ATGAAGAAAGAGATCACTTGGAAGATAGGAGGACAGCAAGGAGACGGCATTGATAGTACTGGAAACATTCTAAGTGCCGCGCTGATGCAACAAGGGTTTCACATCGCTTCCTACAAACATTTTGCCTCACGTATTAAAGGTGGCCACACCTACGACCACATCCGCGCAAGCCACGACCCGATTCATTATCAGGGTGACACCACAGATATTCTCATCGTTCTCGACAAAGAATCATATGAACATAATATTGGGAGCATGTCTCCTGGTGGATTTGTACTCATGGAAAACAAGAAAGAAGAAAAAGTAGAACAGATTGATGGTGTTACCGTCATTCATACATCGTTCACGAGCATGGCCGAGGACCTAGGGAACAAGATTATCCGTAACATGATCATGTTGGGATCATCTGCTTACCTCATGGGGGCACATTACGATATTTTCATCCCTTTCATTGAGAATAAGTTTTCTAAGAAAGGGCAGGCCATTGTCGACCTTAACATCAATGCTGTGCAAAAAGGTTACGAGTACATGGAAAGCTTAGGGTTAAAACCGTTCCAACTTGGCTTTCCTGATGAGAAGAAAGACATGGCTCTCATGATTGGAAATGAAGCGTTTGCTTACGGTGCTGTTGCTTCAGGGTGTAAATTTCTATCTTCTTACCCTATAACACCAGCGTCAGAGATTATGGAATATATGAAAGAGAATCTGCCAAAGGTTGGTGGGGTCGCCGTACAAGCAGAAGACGAACTGGCAGGTCTGCTTATGGCTATAGGCGCAGGTTTCTCCGGTGTACGCGCGCTAACCAGTACTTCAGGACCGGGTTTTTCATTAAAAACAGAAGCACTAGGCTTAGCCGGTATGTCTGAGACACCTGTGGTTATCGTGAACTCTCAGCGTGGAGGACCAGGTACTGGCCTACCGACGAAATATGAACAGGGTGATTTACAAACAATGGTTTACGCAGGACATGGGGAAATTCCGCGTATCGTGCTTGCCCCAAGCTCTGTGGAGGAATGCGTGACGATGGCTTCGACTGCTTTTAACCTAGCAGAACAGTACCAATGTCCAGTGATTGTGGCCTTAGATCTCGTCCTCTCACTTAACAAACAAACGGCCTTAGATAGCTGCCGTCATGACCTGGAGTCGATTAATCGTGGGAAGATGCTTACAGATGAAGAGCTAGAATCGTTACAGGAACATCAATTTAAGCGTTATCGTTTGACAGATGACTGCATTTCTCCCCGTTCAATCCCCGGCCAACGCCACGGGGTATTTACGGCCAACTCAAACGAACATAGTGAAACGGGTCATATTACAGAGTTACCGGAGATACGGGAGAAAATGATGGATAAGCGTCTAGGTAAGTTAAAAGACCTGTCTATAAAAGGCTATGAGTTCATCGGTGGTGAGGAAAAGCCGGTCGACACACTGTTCATCGGGCTAGGGTCAACCCGGGGTGTTTTAGAAGAAACCGTACGGGACCTCCAATCTTCGGGCGAAAGTGTTGGTTTAGCACAGATTAAAATGTTGCATCCCTTCCAACCTCAAGGCTTAAAGGAGCTGACGACAGCTGCTCAACGCGTCATCGTTGTAGAGAATAACTGGACAGGGCAATTAACGGGAATGCTGCAACAACACCTACTGATTGGTGAAAAACTACAAACGATTAAGAAATACGACGGTAACCCGTTTACTAAAAAAGATATCATGACCCAATTACAAGACGTTGCAAAGGAGGTTGTCTAA
- a CDS encoding fumarate hydratase yields the protein MDLKAFKESMYQLIVETSTYLPPDVRASIAKAKAKENAGTRAALSLSTITDNIHMAEDNVSPICQDTGLPTFLIKTPVGANQLEMTNMIKEALVQATKDGKLRPNSVDSLTGANSGDNLGEGLPVIKYEQWEKDDIDVRLILKGGGCENKNIQYSLPCELDGLGRAGRDLDGIRKCIMHSVYQAQGQGCSAGFIGVGIGGDRSAGYELAKKQLFREADDMNPHPELQKLEEYVMDHANELGIGTMGFGGETTLLGCKIGVMNRIPASFFVSVAYNCWAFRRLGVVVDPQSGDIQRWLYKDERPIEEEVEKVVEQAKKEGAREVVLQAPITEDQIRDLKVGDVVILNGQMHTGRDALHKYLMDHDAPVDLQGEVIYHCGPVMMKDENGQWEVKAAGPTTSIREEPYQADIIKKFGVRAVIGKGGMGAKTLAGLKESGAVYLNAIGGAAQYYADCITNVSGVDFLEEFGIPEAMWHLEVQGFAAIVTMDAHGNSLHADVASSSLDKLAQFKEPVFK from the coding sequence ATGGATTTGAAAGCGTTTAAAGAGAGCATGTATCAACTCATAGTCGAAACTTCAACATATCTCCCGCCTGACGTGCGAGCATCAATCGCTAAGGCGAAGGCAAAGGAGAACGCGGGAACACGAGCGGCACTCTCTTTGTCCACGATCACAGACAATATTCATATGGCCGAGGATAATGTGTCACCGATTTGCCAGGATACGGGACTTCCAACATTCTTAATTAAAACGCCAGTGGGTGCCAACCAATTAGAAATGACCAACATGATCAAAGAAGCACTCGTGCAGGCGACGAAGGATGGTAAGCTACGTCCGAACTCCGTCGACTCTCTCACAGGAGCCAATAGTGGGGATAATCTTGGAGAGGGCCTCCCTGTCATCAAATATGAACAATGGGAAAAAGACGACATCGATGTGCGCCTTATCCTCAAGGGTGGCGGATGTGAAAATAAAAATATCCAATACAGTTTACCGTGTGAGCTTGATGGTTTAGGGCGCGCAGGGCGTGACTTAGACGGCATACGCAAATGTATCATGCATAGTGTCTATCAAGCGCAAGGCCAAGGCTGTAGTGCCGGCTTTATCGGTGTCGGTATCGGTGGGGACCGCTCCGCGGGGTATGAGCTTGCTAAGAAGCAGCTTTTCAGAGAAGCGGACGATATGAACCCTCATCCTGAACTACAGAAGTTAGAAGAGTATGTCATGGATCACGCAAACGAACTCGGTATTGGGACCATGGGATTCGGTGGAGAAACAACGTTATTAGGCTGTAAAATAGGGGTCATGAATCGCATTCCAGCAAGCTTTTTTGTCTCTGTCGCTTATAACTGTTGGGCTTTCCGTCGTTTAGGTGTGGTTGTTGATCCTCAAAGCGGAGACATCCAACGTTGGCTATATAAAGACGAACGTCCGATTGAAGAAGAAGTGGAAAAGGTGGTCGAGCAAGCGAAAAAAGAAGGTGCCAGAGAAGTTGTGCTTCAAGCGCCGATCACTGAAGATCAGATTCGTGACCTCAAAGTGGGGGACGTGGTCATCCTCAATGGTCAAATGCATACTGGGCGTGATGCCTTACACAAATACTTAATGGACCATGACGCACCAGTGGATCTACAAGGAGAAGTGATCTACCACTGTGGTCCCGTGATGATGAAGGATGAAAACGGACAGTGGGAAGTCAAAGCGGCAGGACCGACCACAAGCATACGTGAAGAACCTTACCAGGCCGATATTATTAAGAAATTCGGTGTACGGGCGGTGATCGGTAAGGGTGGCATGGGTGCTAAGACGTTAGCCGGTCTAAAAGAAAGCGGTGCGGTATACCTCAACGCCATTGGAGGCGCTGCGCAATACTATGCTGATTGTATCACCAACGTGTCTGGTGTTGATTTCTTAGAGGAATTCGGTATCCCTGAAGCGATGTGGCATCTTGAGGTCCAAGGGTTTGCTGCTATCGTCACCATGGACGCACATGGTAACAGCCTACACGCTGATGTGGCCTCATCTTCACTTGATAAACTAGCACAATTTAAGGAACCGGTATTCAAATAA
- a CDS encoding NAD(P)/FAD-dependent oxidoreductase, producing MDIAIMGAGLSGLSAAITLEKYGVKPTIFEKRREVGDRFVNAEALLPILDLPIDDEIAYFSETFGLYLKPSSNIRNLTIHSENESTTLEGKLGFVNIRGRHEDAFEKQLEKQVQSEIHFHSEHTYEALLREYSHVILATGDAEYSAKIQPFDTDLTVSLKGATVAGHFDRFHVHVWLNHHYAPKGYAYLLPFSDEEANIVIAYPDYPENTEKEMAAYFEPFYQEVQDIFDQTLRITDQFQIRNYVIGMCQYPRIGNTFFVGNNFGSIQPFLGFGQFVAVLTGVCAARDILGLGHYEEDIHQVMKDYKHSLVMRQTLEKMSNAHYDFIVKNMNQEIFSRMLSARRFNSLKYASYLLRPVLWTRK from the coding sequence ATGGATATAGCGATTATGGGCGCAGGGCTTTCGGGGTTATCTGCAGCGATTACATTGGAAAAGTACGGTGTCAAGCCCACGATATTCGAAAAGCGGCGTGAAGTAGGTGACCGGTTCGTTAATGCTGAGGCCTTACTTCCGATCTTGGATCTACCGATCGACGATGAGATCGCCTATTTTTCCGAAACCTTTGGCCTCTATCTCAAACCCTCTAGTAATATAAGAAACCTGACGATCCATTCTGAGAACGAATCGACCACACTCGAAGGAAAGCTAGGGTTTGTCAATATTAGGGGACGACATGAGGATGCTTTTGAAAAGCAGTTAGAAAAACAAGTGCAATCTGAGATACACTTTCACTCTGAGCACACTTATGAAGCCCTGCTAAGAGAGTACTCTCACGTGATTCTTGCGACAGGCGACGCCGAGTATAGCGCCAAGATTCAACCCTTTGACACTGACCTGACCGTTTCCTTAAAAGGGGCCACAGTCGCAGGCCACTTTGATCGTTTTCATGTACATGTGTGGTTAAATCATCATTATGCTCCCAAAGGATACGCCTACCTTCTACCTTTCTCAGATGAAGAAGCAAATATTGTCATCGCTTATCCAGATTATCCGGAGAACACAGAAAAGGAGATGGCTGCCTATTTTGAACCCTTTTACCAAGAAGTGCAGGATATTTTTGACCAAACTTTAAGAATTACCGATCAGTTTCAAATTAGGAACTATGTCATTGGAATGTGTCAGTATCCTCGGATTGGTAATACGTTCTTTGTGGGTAACAACTTTGGCAGTATCCAACCCTTTCTAGGCTTTGGACAGTTTGTCGCTGTCTTAACAGGGGTGTGTGCGGCTCGCGATATACTGGGGCTTGGTCACTATGAGGAAGATATACATCAGGTGATGAAGGATTACAAGCATTCACTCGTTATGCGCCAAACCCTAGAGAAGATGAGTAATGCGCACTATGACTTTATTGTGAAAAATATGAATCAAGAGATTTTTAGTAGGATGTTGAGTGCGAGGAGGTTTAACAGCCTAAAGTACGCTAGCTACCTGCTTCGTCCTGTGCTTTGGACCCGTAAATAG
- a CDS encoding GAF domain-containing protein, with protein sequence MSIQTDLASLEVIATVHQSSDMEDAIQQMVAKLQQDVPYFDWVGIYLYQGEDMVLKAASDMENQLTWESNSELRIPIEDESERQYGKIVVRSRQPICFDITDVSTLKTLAKELRQRLTVN encoded by the coding sequence ATGTCGATTCAAACAGACTTAGCTTCTTTAGAAGTGATTGCAACGGTGCATCAGAGTTCCGATATGGAGGATGCAATACAACAAATGGTGGCCAAATTACAACAGGATGTGCCTTACTTTGATTGGGTAGGAATCTATCTTTATCAGGGAGAGGACATGGTACTTAAAGCGGCTTCAGATATGGAGAACCAATTAACGTGGGAGTCTAATTCAGAACTGCGTATTCCGATCGAGGATGAGTCCGAACGTCAATACGGTAAAATTGTCGTCCGTAGCCGCCAACCGATTTGCTTTGATATCACGGATGTGTCAACATTAAAAACACTGGCCAAAGAGCTACGTCAACGCTTAACAGTGAATTAA
- a CDS encoding DNA-3-methyladenine glycosylase family protein encodes MEYEVQPCPPYDMEKVCLKLGADPMYEYDLELQTLSFAVRIKTGEKEEQWKKGMMKLEHKGTVAQPLVKVRYVGDELTATDEKWLQQHLTHRFQWGTNVLQTFYAELEGTSINSVLETLKGLPLVLDDGLFEGLITTIIHQQLNLRFAQQLVYSLAMDYGDQVQDGQKYFYLLPTPSQLAEVDIAELRTKKFSQRKAEYIIGVAQKVRNGELDLERLSALPNEAFIERLSQERGIGQWTAECILLNGLGRKDLFPAGDLGIRNAVKKIEGLEERPSIEACRAWVEPYQNWGSYVAIYLWEYLGNNRLKVDK; translated from the coding sequence ATGGAATACGAAGTCCAACCCTGCCCCCCTTATGACATGGAAAAAGTATGCTTGAAACTAGGGGCTGACCCGATGTATGAGTACGACCTGGAGCTGCAAACGTTATCTTTCGCTGTGAGGATTAAAACAGGAGAAAAAGAAGAACAATGGAAAAAAGGGATGATGAAGTTAGAGCATAAAGGAACGGTGGCGCAACCGCTTGTAAAAGTGCGTTATGTCGGAGATGAATTAACAGCCACTGATGAAAAATGGCTACAACAACACTTGACTCACAGATTTCAGTGGGGGACAAACGTCCTACAGACTTTTTATGCTGAATTAGAAGGCACCTCTATAAACTCGGTCCTAGAAACGCTAAAAGGGTTGCCCCTTGTATTGGATGACGGACTCTTTGAAGGTCTGATTACGACCATCATTCACCAACAACTTAATCTGCGTTTCGCACAGCAATTAGTCTACAGCCTAGCGATGGATTATGGAGACCAGGTTCAAGACGGCCAAAAATATTTTTATCTTCTCCCGACACCAAGCCAATTAGCTGAAGTCGATATCGCTGAACTCCGTACAAAGAAATTTAGTCAACGGAAAGCAGAGTATATCATCGGTGTGGCTCAGAAAGTGAGAAATGGGGAGCTAGATCTAGAACGCCTTTCTGCATTACCGAACGAAGCCTTTATAGAACGACTCAGCCAAGAACGAGGGATAGGACAGTGGACGGCTGAATGTATTTTATTGAATGGCCTTGGACGCAAAGATCTATTTCCAGCTGGAGATCTAGGGATACGAAACGCTGTAAAAAAAATCGAAGGGCTAGAGGAACGCCCCAGTATCGAGGCGTGCAGAGCATGGGTGGAACCGTATCAAAACTGGGGAAGCTATGTGGCCATTTACCTATGGGAGTATCTTGGTAACAATCGATTAAAAGTGGACAAATAG